The Vogesella indigofera nucleotide sequence AGGCTGCTGGCAACCGGGTAACGTATCGTCTGCCGCCAGACTTGACGAAACGCCAGCCACAGAAGTGTCAACAGGAATGACAGGTACACTAGCAAGCCACACAGGCCGGTTTCCAGCGCCACCTGCAAGTACAGATTGTGCGGATTGGCCTTGCCATACTGGTATGCCCGCTCGGTGAAATACGTGTAGCCATAACGGTTGCGCGGGTGAGTACCGGCTTGCAGGTGCTGCAGCAGCTGTTCGTCGCGTGCCAGCAGTGCCAGCTTGCGCCAGCCAGGCCCATAACCAAATACCGGCTGCTGGCGGATCAGATAGCCGGTCGCAACCCAGATGCCCTGACGCTCCAGCAAAGCGCCATCCTGCTGATAGGTTGCGGAGCGAAAAGTCGAGGCATAGCGCTGCCACAGCTCCGGCTTCGCGACAAATAGACCGACCGCAGCAATCACACACCCGAGCAGCAATAGCAGGCTCTTACGCCATGAGCCGTTAAGCAGCAACAGCAATAGCAGACAGGCAACGATAGTCAGCAACGGTGTCCGGCTCTGGTGCAACACCAGATTCAGCATTTCCACACACCACATCACCGCCAGCATCACGCGCCAGCGACGCGACAGCCAGTCCTGACCGAACAGCAACAACACCGAAGTCAATGACAGATAGAACACCGCATCCATCGCATAGCCGCGCCGGTACGGTGCCAGCCAAGCCAGATCAAGACCGTAAAAAGCCAGCAACAACAGTGAGCGCAGGGCAAAGCCCAGTGCAAAGCCCAGCAGGATGATGCGCACCTGCTGCTCACGGCGAATAAAGCTGCACGCCATCAGAAATACCAGCAACGGCTTCAGGTGGTCCTTCTTGAACTCGTTGAGGTTGTTGGCCAGCCAGTCGCCATTGAGCAGCAGCGAGACGACAAACACCAGTAGCAGCAACATAAATAGGCGGAATATCCCGCTCCGCCACGGCATGGCTGGCCGCACGCACAGCAGCCAGCCTGCCCATAAAATGGCTGCCAGATAAAAACTGCTGTTCATGACGGCGGTCAGCGCGGTCGAGGCCGAGGCAAAACAGAATAGTGCGATCAGGAAGAACAGCGGTTTCTCCAGCAACGTCCCGTAGCGCGCCAGAGAGGAAGAAGGGAGGGTATCAGTCATTCAGGGCTTCTTTCGCTGCCACCAGAATGTCCCCAACCGCAACAGTGCGGATACAGGCTCGGTCACCCGTCTTGCAGGCATAAGGGGCATTGAATACAAAGGCACACGGATAGCAGGGCGGCTGTTTCGACACGAACTGCACTCGCGCGCCCAGCGGTCGCTGCTCGCGGAAATCAACCGGCCCGACAATCACGACCATCGGTACGTCAAAGGTATCCGCCAGATAGGTCAATCCGGAATCGACGCCGATGAACAGCTGCAGCCGCTGCATCAGCGCCGGCAGCTCGTCCAGCTGGAAGGCACCGGCGGCATTGATGACACGTTCGCCACCCTGCACGCGGGTCTGCACGGCGGCGGCACACGAACCGTCCTCCAGCCCGCCGATCAGCACCACCTGCCCCTGATAATCCCGTAACAACCGCGCCACCAGCGCCGACAGCAAGTCCTCACCCAGCTCTTTCAGCTTGTTGGCACTGGAAATCGCCAGCCCGATGGCGGAATGATCACCGGCAATGCCCAGCCGGTCACACACGGTTTCGCCACTGGCGGCGATAGCCATTTTCTTGCGCAGGCCCATGGCGATGCCCTGCTGCTGCAGCAGGCGCTGCTTGGTGGCCAGCACCAGTTCCCCCGGACGATGCTGTTCGGTCAGGTCGATGCAGCGGCGCAGCGCTGCCAGCGTGCGGCCAACCTTGGTCGGCATGATGGACAGCGTGCGCGGCACGCCGGCCCAGATCAGCCCGCACAGTAGCGGCAGCGACGGCGACAGGTTGACCGCCAGATCGTAGCGCCCGGCGGCAATCAGCCGCGCCAGCCGCCATTTACCCCCCCAGCCGCGCCACGAGTCGGATCGGATGGCAATGCAGTGGTCGACTTCGCTCATGCCGGAGATGATCTTGCCGGTGACCGGCGCGTGCAACACGGTCAGCTGCGCATCGGGATAGTGCTGGCGCAGCGCCAGGATCACCGGCGTGGCACAAAGCATGTCGCCGATCTTGGCGGTCTGCACCAGCAGGATACGTTCGACTTTGCCCCGGCGCTGCAGGCGCTTGGCCAGCCACCACCAAGGCGCCAGCAGATAGGTCAGCAGTACGTAGATCATGGTTTGCGTGCTGCCTCTGCCAGGATGGTCTCGGTGCCGGCCACGTAGCGGGCGATGGTGTACTCCGCCTTCACCCGCGCTTCACCGGCCTGCCCCATGCGCTGGCGCAAGCCAGCATCGGCCACCAGCGTGGCCAGCGCTTCGGCCAGCGCCGCGCTGTCGCCATACGGCACCAGCAAGCCGCTGTCACCGTCGGCGACCAGCTCCTGCGAGCCGACCACGCGCGACGCCACCACCGGCTTGCCCAGCAGCATCGCCTCCAGCAACACGCGCGGCAGGCCCTCGCTTTGCGACACCAGCACACAGATGTCCATCGCCGCGGTATAGGTCAGCGGCTGGGTCTGGAAGCCGGCAAACACCACCTGCCCGGAGATGCCCAGGCTTGCGGCCAAGCTTTCCAGTTCGGCACGCTGCGGGCCGTCGCCGACCAGCAACAGACGCACCGGCAGCTGGCGCCGCAGCAGTTCGGCGGTCGCCTGCAGCAAGAAGCGCAAGCCCTTGCGCTCTACCAGTTGTCCGACCGCGCCCAGCACGATCTCGTGCTCGTGGCCGGCCAGCAGTGATGCCCGCACCGCCGCGCCGTCCGGCAGGGGCTGATCCGGGTCGATGCCGTTCAGCACCGCCACGCACTTGTCCTCCTGCACGCCGTGACGGTGCAATGCCTCGACCACACCGTTGGAAACGCCGATCACCTTATTGGCCACGCGGTTGACGATGGCGGCATCGGCGGCATCCATCAGCGGCTCGATGCGGCAGTGCTGCACCACTGGCACGCCGGTCTGCTCGGCCGCCAGATAGCCCTCCAGATTGGAGCGTGGCTGGTTATTCATGTACAGCAGGTCGAAGCGCTCGTCACGCAGCTGGCGCGCGATCGCCGCCGCATTGGGCGCGATGCGCCAGGCGTGCTCGATGCGCTTGACCAGCGCCTGACGCCAGGGCTTGTGCCAGGTCAGCAGGCCACGGGCCAGCTCCTTGGCCAGCTTGGCCCACAGCGGCTGTTTGCGCTGCGGCAACAGGCGCAACGGCATGCCGATGGCGGCCAGCTCGCGCGACAGCGTGCTCTGGCCCTTGCTGTAATCACGGTAAAACAGGCAGGTGATGTCGAAACGCTCGCGGTCGATGCGCTTGAGCAGCTCGAACAGGCTGTTGGTCCCGCCGCCCCACTCGTTGCCGGTATCCAGCAACAGGATTCTGGTTCGGGTTGTCATTGAGGAGTCTCCGGTTGCAAGGACAACTGGCGCTCACAGGCGGCCAGCACTTCGTCAACCGTAATGTTGTCCATGCACGGCGGCGCCGAATACTTGCAGCGCTTGCCGAGGCAGGGTTCGCAGGTGCGGTGCTTCTGGATCACGATATGGTGCTGCAGCTCGGTGGTCGGGCCGGAGCCGTGCCAGTGCGCGGCGGCGAACAGGCCGACTATCGGCGTGCCCACCGCAATCGCCATGTGCATGATGCCGGTATCCGGCGTTACCAGGCAGGCAAAACGCTGCACCAGTGCCGGCATCCGCGTCAGCGGCAGCTGCCCTGCCGTCACCACCAGTCGCGTGTCGTTGACGGCGCTAGCAACGGCATCGGCCAGCGCCCGCTCCTGCGGCGAGCCGGTCACCACGATTCGCAGCGCAGGGTTGGCCGCAAGCAGGCGCTGCGCCAGCTCGGCATAGCGTTCCGGCCGCCAGCGCCGGCTGGCGGTCGAGGCGCCCACCTGGAAACCGATCACCGGCTGTTGTGGCGTGATGCCGTATTGCTGTTGCAGCCAGCCGGCCACCGTGTCGCGGGTCTGCGTCGCCACCGGCAGGATCATGTGCTTGTCGCTGCCGTC carries:
- a CDS encoding O-antigen ligase family protein, which codes for MTDTLPSSSLARYGTLLEKPLFFLIALFCFASASTALTAVMNSSFYLAAILWAGWLLCVRPAMPWRSGIFRLFMLLLLVFVVSLLLNGDWLANNLNEFKKDHLKPLLVFLMACSFIRREQQVRIILLGFALGFALRSLLLLAFYGLDLAWLAPYRRGYAMDAVFYLSLTSVLLLFGQDWLSRRWRVMLAVMWCVEMLNLVLHQSRTPLLTIVACLLLLLLLNGSWRKSLLLLLGCVIAAVGLFVAKPELWQRYASTFRSATYQQDGALLERQGIWVATGYLIRQQPVFGYGPGWRKLALLARDEQLLQHLQAGTHPRNRYGYTYFTERAYQYGKANPHNLYLQVALETGLCGLLVYLSFLLTLLWLAFRQVWRQTIRYPVASSLLVIIPAFLLVGFANGMWANAVLLMMLAGMLLEPQAAPRSGSSSGKLA
- a CDS encoding glycosyltransferase family 9 protein; this encodes MIYVLLTYLLAPWWWLAKRLQRRGKVERILLVQTAKIGDMLCATPVILALRQHYPDAQLTVLHAPVTGKIISGMSEVDHCIAIRSDSWRGWGGKWRLARLIAAGRYDLAVNLSPSLPLLCGLIWAGVPRTLSIMPTKVGRTLAALRRCIDLTEQHRPGELVLATKQRLLQQQGIAMGLRKKMAIAASGETVCDRLGIAGDHSAIGLAISSANKLKELGEDLLSALVARLLRDYQGQVVLIGGLEDGSCAAAVQTRVQGGERVINAAGAFQLDELPALMQRLQLFIGVDSGLTYLADTFDVPMVVIVGPVDFREQRPLGARVQFVSKQPPCYPCAFVFNAPYACKTGDRACIRTVAVGDILVAAKEALND
- a CDS encoding glycosyltransferase, encoding MTTRTRILLLDTGNEWGGGTNSLFELLKRIDRERFDITCLFYRDYSKGQSTLSRELAAIGMPLRLLPQRKQPLWAKLAKELARGLLTWHKPWRQALVKRIEHAWRIAPNAAAIARQLRDERFDLLYMNNQPRSNLEGYLAAEQTGVPVVQHCRIEPLMDAADAAIVNRVANKVIGVSNGVVEALHRHGVQEDKCVAVLNGIDPDQPLPDGAAVRASLLAGHEHEIVLGAVGQLVERKGLRFLLQATAELLRRQLPVRLLLVGDGPQRAELESLAASLGISGQVVFAGFQTQPLTYTAAMDICVLVSQSEGLPRVLLEAMLLGKPVVASRVVGSQELVADGDSGLLVPYGDSAALAEALATLVADAGLRQRMGQAGEARVKAEYTIARYVAGTETILAEAARKP
- a CDS encoding glycosyltransferase family 9 protein; protein product: MGTRIRENLLAWGLGLARRFDRRVPDPAELGTGAIQRILVMSCTAIGDTLLSTPAIRSLRQRYPQARIVLLVNAPYHGLFADNPDIDDLIDYHGGYRRFVRLALALRRERFDLVAILHANEPQATPLAYLSGARWRFKLPNNSRFRFLLSNHQQVSNWGDFTHGIDQRLAVAALAGADGSDKHMILPVATQTRDTVAGWLQQQYGITPQQPVIGFQVGASTASRRWRPERYAELAQRLLAANPALRIVVTGSPQERALADAVASAVNDTRLVVTAGQLPLTRMPALVQRFACLVTPDTGIMHMAIAVGTPIVGLFAAAHWHGSGPTTELQHHIVIQKHRTCEPCLGKRCKYSAPPCMDNITVDEVLAACERQLSLQPETPQ